One genomic window of Polyangium aurulentum includes the following:
- a CDS encoding AAA family ATPase, giving the protein MVDPIRVEAAANRFRAFFDELHQLFLERDDLLEQLALALLAREHLLVTGPPGTAKSQLASAVFARILDEETGEPSLYARQIGESTVQTDLIGPIDFKTLMQTGRTEYFTDEGMLGAVHAFLDEIFDGRDMLLRSALNVLHERELKQGTRVKRGRVECALMTSNRYIADVLEGARETLLAFVDRIAFVSFVPRGFAEPSRLGLVLRRHIGGTARPLLEATLSIQDLDALQHMVDDVHVSDAICDGLASFLERFDRELNTAVRADQAFVPTRYISTRTAVRSGRVLRAAVIFDRVFRNPKRPLEVLPSDFRALRLHLLLSGPTPDAAEKLLARESDPNERRQLTILRTERSIFERCIAEMPPIKVVPRPAPKPPEPSKAAKADPASVSINIQKKTEPPPPPDKPRVLLDQALTSGDVGRIIAALRELSAMARAGALEAARATELLKEAAAGLQSEVLRRGLAAPEAGGNRSIRDVASDLTRLAAEVDDGSAATRSLARWLRGRALVLVDEAAAHAAGASSSDLLAAFLDDGIEAGQRAFARLDALESLHALRRELLAQGAVHGTGEEKVWQRAIDAAEDDIATLLDTGFRIVVERALKSAPARRLGEVLAAMAPELDRIDVMASRLAALRGAPSSLKAKVAGPRIGALLEAVFSTFDAKDRAAITREITTLVSVLRKSGLGEALAPEGFLRWAAEALLRTEGTPQSPDGVPSYDGYRRLRAAEQRSSVSFTLAEIALVVAKETISAAPSPAEAASAVAMLCARLPDGVRGRVVDADLARIGRALDYLERFWSSLMTLPGDDEARVRTIVESRFFDILWDESALTRFALEARVVVDIFPGHGEAVEVVKKRLDALDESTRAALTDLFRRRSNAAWAVTLRDRPKA; this is encoded by the coding sequence ATGGTTGATCCGATCCGCGTCGAAGCTGCGGCGAACCGCTTCCGGGCCTTCTTCGACGAGCTGCACCAGCTCTTCCTCGAGCGCGACGACCTGCTCGAGCAGCTCGCCCTCGCCCTGCTCGCCCGCGAGCACCTTCTCGTCACGGGCCCGCCGGGGACCGCCAAGAGCCAGCTCGCCTCCGCCGTCTTCGCCCGCATCCTCGACGAGGAGACCGGCGAGCCGAGCCTGTACGCCCGCCAGATCGGAGAGAGCACGGTTCAGACGGATCTCATCGGCCCTATCGACTTCAAGACGCTCATGCAGACGGGCCGCACGGAGTATTTCACCGACGAGGGCATGCTCGGCGCCGTGCACGCCTTCCTCGACGAGATCTTCGACGGCCGCGACATGCTCTTGCGCTCGGCGCTGAACGTGCTGCACGAGCGCGAGCTGAAGCAGGGCACGCGCGTGAAGCGGGGGCGCGTCGAGTGCGCGCTCATGACGTCGAACCGCTACATCGCCGACGTCCTCGAGGGCGCGCGCGAGACGCTGCTCGCGTTCGTCGATCGCATCGCCTTCGTCTCCTTCGTGCCGCGCGGCTTCGCCGAGCCCTCGCGGCTCGGCCTCGTCTTGCGCCGTCATATCGGAGGGACCGCGCGCCCCCTTCTCGAAGCCACGTTGAGCATCCAGGATCTCGACGCCCTACAACACATGGTCGACGACGTCCACGTCTCGGACGCGATCTGCGACGGCCTCGCGAGCTTCCTCGAGCGCTTCGACCGCGAGCTGAACACGGCCGTGCGCGCCGACCAGGCCTTCGTGCCCACCCGCTACATCTCGACGCGCACCGCGGTCCGCTCGGGCCGCGTGCTTCGCGCGGCCGTGATCTTCGACCGGGTTTTCCGCAATCCCAAGCGCCCGCTCGAGGTCCTTCCCTCCGATTTCCGGGCCCTGCGGCTGCACCTTCTGCTCTCCGGCCCCACGCCCGACGCCGCCGAGAAGCTCCTCGCCCGCGAGAGCGATCCGAACGAGCGCCGTCAGCTCACCATCCTGCGCACCGAGCGGTCGATCTTCGAGCGCTGCATCGCCGAGATGCCGCCGATCAAGGTCGTCCCGCGCCCCGCGCCGAAGCCGCCGGAGCCCAGCAAGGCCGCGAAGGCAGACCCTGCGTCCGTTTCGATCAACATCCAGAAGAAAACCGAGCCGCCCCCGCCTCCGGACAAACCCAGGGTCTTGCTCGACCAGGCGCTCACGTCGGGCGACGTCGGGCGCATCATCGCGGCCCTGCGCGAGCTGTCGGCGATGGCGCGGGCCGGCGCGCTCGAGGCGGCGCGGGCGACCGAGCTGCTCAAAGAGGCGGCCGCGGGCCTTCAGTCCGAGGTGCTGCGCCGGGGCCTCGCGGCGCCCGAGGCGGGGGGCAATCGCTCGATTCGCGACGTCGCCTCCGATCTGACCCGGCTCGCCGCCGAGGTCGACGACGGCTCGGCCGCGACGCGCAGCCTCGCCCGATGGCTCCGCGGCCGCGCGCTCGTGCTGGTCGACGAGGCTGCGGCCCACGCGGCGGGGGCGTCGTCGAGCGATCTCCTCGCGGCTTTCCTCGACGACGGGATCGAGGCGGGGCAGCGGGCGTTCGCGCGGCTGGACGCGCTCGAGTCGTTGCACGCGCTGCGCCGCGAGCTGCTCGCGCAGGGCGCGGTGCACGGGACGGGCGAGGAGAAGGTGTGGCAGCGGGCGATCGACGCGGCCGAGGACGACATCGCGACGCTGCTCGACACGGGCTTCCGCATCGTGGTCGAGCGGGCGTTGAAGAGCGCCCCCGCTCGCCGGCTCGGCGAGGTGCTGGCCGCGATGGCGCCCGAGCTCGATCGTATCGACGTGATGGCGAGCCGGCTCGCGGCCCTGCGCGGCGCGCCTTCGAGCCTCAAGGCGAAGGTGGCCGGGCCCCGCATCGGGGCGCTGCTCGAGGCGGTCTTCTCGACCTTCGACGCCAAGGATCGCGCTGCAATCACGCGCGAGATCACGACGCTCGTCTCGGTATTGCGCAAATCGGGGCTCGGGGAGGCGCTCGCGCCCGAGGGATTCTTGCGATGGGCGGCCGAGGCGCTCTTGCGAACCGAAGGCACGCCGCAGTCGCCCGACGGCGTCCCCTCGTACGATGGATACCGGCGGCTGCGCGCGGCCGAGCAGCGCTCTTCGGTGTCGTTCACGCTGGCCGAGATTGCCCTCGTGGTCGCGAAGGAGACGATCAGCGCCGCGCCCTCGCCGGCGGAGGCTGCGTCCGCGGTCGCCATGCTCTGCGCGAGGCTGCCCGACGGCGTGCGCGGTCGCGTGGTCGACGCGGATCTCGCGCGCATCGGCCGCGCCCTCGATTACCTCGAGCGCTTCTGGTCGAGCCTCATGACGCTGCCTGGGGACGACGAGGCGCGCGTGCGGACCATCGTCGAGTCGCGCTTCTTCGACATCCTGTGGGACGAATCCGCGCTCACGCGGTTCGCGCTCGAGGCGCGCGTGGTGGTGGATATTTTTCCGGGGCACGGTGAGGCCGTGGAGGTCGTCAAAAAGCGCCTCGACGCGCTCGACGAGAGCACGCGCGCCGCGCTCACCGACCTCTTCCGCCGCCGATCGAACGCCGCATGGGCCGTCACCCTGCGCGATCGCCCGAAGGCAT
- a CDS encoding helix-turn-helix domain-containing protein: MIATTGAELIRGEYFERPVGDRMRAPRDLRASILNLAGREVMVLSYSTVAVIEALEGLSPAEREVVELLLSGASNAEIARQRGTSARTVANQAASIFRKLGVGSRMELAHRLLHPDADGRDGPPAP; encoded by the coding sequence ATGATCGCGACGACTGGCGCTGAATTGATCCGGGGGGAGTATTTCGAACGGCCTGTAGGTGATCGGATGCGGGCGCCGCGCGACTTGCGCGCGTCGATCCTGAACCTCGCAGGGCGGGAGGTGATGGTCTTGAGCTATTCCACTGTAGCGGTGATCGAGGCGCTGGAGGGCCTTTCGCCGGCCGAGCGGGAGGTCGTCGAGCTGCTTCTCAGCGGCGCGTCGAACGCGGAGATCGCTCGGCAGCGGGGGACGTCGGCGCGCACGGTGGCCAACCAGGCGGCGTCCATCTTTCGCAAGCTCGGGGTCGGCTCGCGCATGGAGCTGGCGCACCGGCTCCTGCACCCTGATGCCGACGGACGCGACGGCCCGCCCGCTCCGTGA